In the genome of Columba livia isolate bColLiv1 breed racing homer chromosome 1, bColLiv1.pat.W.v2, whole genome shotgun sequence, the window aacaaagatgattaagagagtggagcatctccctcatgaggaaaggctgagggagctgggtctctttagcttggaggagactgaggggtgacttcattaatgtttacagatgtatgaagggtgagtgtcacgaggatggaacaaggctcttcttggtgacaaccaatgataagacaaggggtaatgggttcaaattggaacacaagaggttccccctaaatttgagaagaaacttctcagtgagagtaacaaaacactggaacagactgcccagggaagttgtggagtctccttctctggagacattcaaaacccacctggacacattcctgtgtaacctcatctaggtgttcctgctccagcagggggattggactagatgatctttcgaggtcccttccaatccctaacattctgtgattctgtgtgattttgcATTATCTATGtgcaacattttaaatacattttagtcAAAACATGTTATAGGTAGGTTAAATGGATCTTCTAAGAtccattaaatattaattttcatgaGCTTAGCTGATGTGAAAGATAGTCGGTGCTTCAAAATAAGTCATTCTCattgttgtctttgtttttagCCAAAACCTAGAATCCACAGAAGCACCTTACTTAGAGATGTAAAGGTTATAAATAGAATATAGTAACTATAATCACATTATTAAAAGTAGGTATATTTGATATCCACTAGGTTTAGTTTCACATCTGTGACATGCTCTCTCCATGTAAATAATGCACAGTAAGTGAGGGACACTCATATTGAGGTGAGACAAAAGCACATTTTAGAGGAAGCTATTTGATAATCTTGTGAGACTTCTATGAGACTGATGAAGAATTAGAaggctttaaaataattacttgcAACAGACAGCTGGTGCCAGCTTTCTAGAGGCTCTCTTGAGAGGCCTGCTTATGAGGATCGAAATGGAAGCAGCAAAATACCCACAGAGGCCCAGCAGGTAATACATCCCAATATCATTAATTTGTATGATCTTctaattacatattttttatcCTAAAATTCAAGTCATCCATTAATTTGATCTTCATAAGACCTAGCAAGATTTTGTGGGGTCTGTCCTAATATAACGAACAAGGAGAATATGTTTTCTTGTGTATTTCTAAATTAATATATAGTAATGATGAAGACTCAGAATTTGTCCTTGCTCAAGGAAGCTGCAGACACCTGAAACTGAACATTGAAAGTCACAGTAATGGCCTGTCTTTTCACTTCTCTTGGTTTGGAGAGAATTCACGTGCCGGTGGTGGTATTTCTGAATATTGACTTGCTAACTTTAAGACATTTCAGCCACCTTCCACTCTCTGAATGTATCAGGGGCCAACACGGCATACACTGTGTcctctgcctttgctttcctgAATGCGGGGACATGCCTAGAAAACCCAAGTTTGAAATAAGATGACTAACgtttaaagaaaatgcattagCCTGAGAGAATTGTGGACTGAGGTTGTAGTGGAGTTGTGGAAATAcaacagatttttcagaaatgagatACAGCTTGTGGTTTAACTGGGCATCCAGGCATGCAGGTGGTCACTTACTGTGGCAAGCGTAGTTGCTTAGGTGACAGAGATCAGATCATTTTGGATTGCTTTTTATTAAGAGGAACAGTAGCCTGAATTTCAAAATGTACTGAAGTTAATTCCCCCAGAGTCAATCCATCTCTCCAATAGCACAATAGAGATACAGGTTGTGGTCGCgtttttactgttttttgtAGTTTCTTTGTGGTCCTGGTGTTCCCAGTGCACAAACTATTTAACTGAAGTCTATTCTTCTGATGTGTTGCAAATCTAACTGGTTTCAAACACATTAAGAAACACTGATGGCACCTTCTACAAGTAGGATCTACTCTGTATTTAGGGGAAGGCAACTGATTCAGCGTAcgtttttgttttattggtaCAGTAAAATTCAGTCATTGTATGTATTTCCTTTTATGTTACTGGTCTTGGCAGAATTACATCCACAGAGAACTGCAGTTTTTACACTAGTTTTGTTCTGTGTCTTGTGGTACAACTCATTTATCAAAAAGCCTTCCTGGTTTCCATTTACATTTGATAGGTAGGAGGTCTCCATTTTGCCTGCTGGCTCTTTGCCAGGATCCTGATTGAAACGTTTTAAATAAGTTTTCAAGTTTGATGACAATTTGCATGAGATTTGCATAAATGTCCTTAGTTTTCATTACTCAGTTCCTGGAACTCAAATGTTTATCTATATGATAGCACTGCTGCTTTACCGTTGCACCCCTTTCCTGGCTGGATTTCAGAGACTGGTTTCAGCTGTGTGGATAGCCATTGATGTTATAGAAACTCCTGTTTAACCAGCTTGCTGTTTCCATGGGCATTGCTCTTACTGAAGGACTCGGCAAATGCTGACGGACAAGTGAGCTTTTGAGTGAGAGAGAGGGTGTGTGGTGGCTTTGTTCTGCTGGGCCACGACGGCTGCAGCAAGAGGTGACTAACAAAGCAAGATGCCCTTTCTAACAGGAGTTCACCGGTCCCCACCGTTCTGCTCAGGTGAAGTGGTCAAAAGAGGAACTGCTCTCATTTTGGCAGCCTCGGGCTTTAGTGCTACTAAGCCAGTTACGGTTGGTGAATTGAGGTCTAGCGGTTGTCCTGGTCACACTGGTCCCAGAAAATGGGCTATCTGAAAATGGGTGTAAGACATTTGTGTGTGATAACTCTCACGTTTCAATTTTAATTTGCAGTAGCAGCAGGTTAAGCTAAAGCTGATCTCCAGTCTGGTTTAGAGGAGGCTGTTAAGCAGCTGAATAGCAATTGCAAACTCTGGGAAAGCCCGGACAAGGCGAGAGTTAAGGACAGGTGCAAAGCCGTTAGCAGAGGTCTGACAGCAGTGGTGCAGATGGCAGCAGCACCTCCAGCAGTCTATGGGATGAGGATCAGTTTTATAAATTGATTAATCCAGAATCCAGTTGCTGCCTAATCCTGCTTTATCCCTGGGAGAGGTAGAGGAGACTGAAGGACAGGAGAGCCTCccatggttttaaaaataaacaaaaaaacacaaaacaaacaaacaaaaaaccaaaacaaaaaaaaaaaaaaccacaataaacaaacaaacaaaacccaaaaccaaccaaacaaaaaaaaaaaaaaaccacaacgaAAGAGTGTACAGTCtggcatctgggcaggaacaaccccaggttccagtataagttggggaatgacctattagagagcagcgtaagggaaagggacctgcgggtcctggtggacagcaggatgaccatgagccagcactgtgcccttgtggccaggaaggccaatggcatcctggggtgtattagaaggggggtggttagtaggtccagagaggttctcctgcccctctactctgccctggtgagaccacacctggaatattgtgtccagattctgtgaaacaaacccccaaaaaatcTCAGGCCCACCCCCGCACCTCCTGGGAGCGACGGGACACAAGGAGGGCTGCAGCGCCACTCGCCCGATGCCGCCGCTGCAGCCCCTTGGCCACCAGGgggcgccccggccccgccgccctgCCCCGTTCCCGCCATGCGGcggctgccgctgctgctgctgccggcgCTTCCTCGCCGCTCCGAGGCCGCCCTCCTGTCGCACCGAGCGGCCGCCCGGGCCTCGCAGCCGGTGAGGCGctaggaggggaaggagggagtgGGCAAGCGGCGCGGCTCGCCCTTGCCAGCCGGAAGCGGGGCGAGACGGGCGGGCGGTCCCTTCCTGCGCGTTCCGCGGGCCGTACGGGAAGAGCCTCCCCCGCTGGGAGCCGTGGGCCGCTGCCGCCGGGCCGCGCCTCAGCCTGCGGGCAGGGCAGCGCGGAGAAGCTCCTCCATTTGTTGAGAGCGCAGCTTCTGAGTTGGAAGTGGCGACTTGGGCGGTTCGGGGTGTTTGGTCGCTGCCGGGGGCGTTTGTAGCGGCGGGAAGAGCCCCGGTGCGATCCTGTGGCCGGTGCTGGGCTCTGCCCCGCAAGGCTTTGGCTGCCTCTGTAGTCCCGCCTGTGTTATCCCCTCGTCCCTTCGAGAAAGAAACGCGCGTTTCGTTTTGTACTAAAGCTCTTCGTACCTGGCTTTGCGATCCGTGCCGCGGCTCCTCTGCCGGGCAGCGCGTTCCGCGGGTGCAGGAACCGATTTGAGAGGGAAAAATCGGACCTTTGTATGCACTGTGGTGGTTAATGAATTAAGAGACAACAGAGTAACTCGGAGCTTAGCGGGTCCTTCAGGTTCTActttcatggaatcattttggttggaagcgACCgataagatcatcgagtccaactataacccaactctggcgctaaaccaggtccctaagaacctcatctatacgccttttaaacacttccaggggtggtgactccaccgcttccctgggcagcctgctccagttTCTGTTCGGGGAGTACAGGTGTGCAAcagggaggagaagcaggaggaaggACACTGTGGTGTGGGGAGGGAAATCCAGCAAATATCAGTCTTTCCTGTCGGGGTTTTCCTTCTGAATAGCACCAGTTTGCTTAGAAACCAAAAgttcttcccctccctgcccaagtAAAATATCAAATTTgcatagctttaaaaaaacaaacaaacgaaaggtgtagctttttttttttttctttcccttactCTTGGAATAAATTAGTTATTGTGGTGCCTTGCAGCTCGGCTTCAGCTGACTTCTGTAATGgtttaaattaatttgtttcagtTAAGCACATGCGTACATCTTGGCAGAGGTGATCGTGTTGCATGATCATAATCATGCCTTGCTTATTTTGTCCCTGGAACCACTGTAGTACTAGTGTAGATGATACAGAGGAGGATATTATCAACAAGCTTTGAATGACCTCTTCACAGGTAGGGAAGAAGAGAGTACACTAGCTTAACTCGTTTGTTCTCTGAAATTCCTGTTACATCTTGATCACATGTGTGACATGACCTTGGTATTTGAGCATTCTAATATAACTGATACTAGGTTTATTTAAATTGAAGAAGTGTTCTTTTAATAATTCTAGTGAGAACTAGGAAgggtttcatttgtttgtttttactgcttttcttttttcctcctttctctggagctggaaaataaaacaaaagggaaaCTTCAAAAGAAGATTTGTCAGGTTGTGCTGGATCATTTTGAGAAGCAGTACATGGTGGAACTTGGAGACACATGGACAAGTGTCAGGTCTGTTTTTTTGAGGAgatgggggagggaggggagaggatgTTTTAAGTAGTTCATAGAATAATTCAAAAGACACATGGACTTTAACAACAGCTttagtttattttcagtttagaaCTGTTATAAAGTGTGAAATAAGAGAGGACTCaaacttgaaattatttttgttttttctttgacatGATTCTTCTGACATGATGAAGTTTCTGTTATTCTGTATGCACATGCACTGCGAGGAGCCTGCCATCTTAGGTGTTTGTTGCCTGTTTTGTAAAAAGGTGGTCCAAAAAGCATCCCTTTATACTTaacagcagctgctcttgggcttttttttaatatttttctttttcctacagCTTTATTTTATCTTGAAAGACTGGGACAAACACATTAGGAGAGATGTACATCCCCTGATTTCTTTCATTAGAAGAAACTGAATGTTAATGACGTGTACTTAAGGATATGATTTGATTTGGGTCTTGATCACTTTGGGTCAGCCGCTAAAAAACTGGGTGTGGTATTGAGAGAACATCTTCCCTGCTAACTGGTGGTTGTCACTCCCAAGAAAGCCAGCAGAAGAGCCCTTCAGGAGAAGTTCCCTGTTCAGCCTATATACTTTTCAACAGGAATTTGAAAAAAGTAGTTGACTTTGACCTGAAGTGCATGAAGAGTGCTCTCAAGATCAGTGCCACATTACTTTGAAGTAAAAGGCATGTTAGGTGTTCAGTGTCTGAAATTATGTGATTCCTTTGAGTGCCCTCTTTGGTTTAGCCTGTAAAAAGTagtttaaaataagtatttccaTGGTTAAAAATATTCCTGAGGAGTATTTTTTAtagctaaatttaaaaatactgagagAAATTCAAATAGCAAATGGGGGAGATCTGTGTAAGAAAGGTCTGAAAAAGTGAACTATGAACAAACATGTTCCTACCATATAAGCACTGCTTTTTGCCTACCTTCAAGGAATATCTATCGGTTTAAGTTTTTCTGGCCAAATGTTTGCAGAACATAAAAGGAAATTTAGAAAAGAACGCGTGtaaaagctgcattttacaGTGCTGGCTGGAATAACCATTGCAAAGCCAAtgtgattctttttgttgtgACATTTACAACTAATATTGCAGGTTTTCTTTGTCCCTAAGAAACTACTTTATAGTCAGAAAGAATGATATACTTCATAATTTATAACTTTTACAGTTATTTGTTAAAGAGTTAGGGAAAATAGAGAATATCTTGTTTCAGAACAAGTTAGTGTTTTAAATACAATCATTACAGAAAATGGTGGGTCGATTTCatactaaaattattttcctgcatgCTTTTCTTCGTCATATctaatcaaaattatttctttttgattGTACCAGATTGATCCAATTGTGGGATTATTACCCTCATGTAAGAAAAGGCTTCCTATGCTATGGAAAGCTCATTTTATTTGCCAAGTTATTAAAtagcttttccttccttttttcttttaaatctagaGATGTACTCACATACCCATTGTGCTGGCAGTATGCCATCCTCATGAACAAGTTCAGCCCATCCGCTGAACTGGAGAGCACCTTGCGTGAGAAGGGGTGCCATCCTGCCTTTCAGGGCCCCTTGCCCTACCTTCCAGCGTCACTCAAGTGTTACATTAGGAGGACTCCTGGGAGATTCCCCGCACAAAAACACCAGGCCGGTAAACTGAAAGAGTATTACCTGCTGAATGCTGCTTCGCTGTTGCCAGTGCTGGCATTAGAAGTAAAAGACGGGGAAGATGTTTTGGATCTCTGTGCTGCACCAGGGGGTAAATCGGTGGCTCTGCTGCAGTGCGCCTGTCCAGGTAATGTATTGAGGTGCGGGTAGAAGCTGATCCCTGGCTCTGTGCCTAGGCTGTTTCAGTTGTGCCTGTGTTCTGTACAAGATTTGGATTGGGGGCAACAATTCATATTCCAAGTAGGTTCATGCTGTTTAGTAAGATTTTTATGAAATCTCTTTAACTAAAAGAGGTTGCGAAATGCAGTAGTTATTTCAATattgcagacagacagacgaaAGTGGAGTAGctctatgttttttttcctccactggTTCCCTTACTGCTACTTCTCAAGAAGTTACGTAGAATCATGGAGATTTGTTGGCACAGGGAGGTAAGTAATCTGCAATCTTAGAAtacttgcactttttttttcctctgctaccTCTCTGGTCAGTGCTGTGCAGAGAATATAAGTGAGCTTATGTGAACTGATGTAAAGCAGAGCATAACAAATAAAATGTGCAAGACCAAGGAAGAAAGTTTATGATGAGGAATT includes:
- the NSUN3 gene encoding tRNA (cytosine(34)-C(5))-methyltransferase, mitochondrial; translation: MRRLPLLLLPALPRRSEAALLSHRAAARASQPLENKTKGKLQKKICQVVLDHFEKQYMVELGDTWTSVRDVLTYPLCWQYAILMNKFSPSAELESTLREKGCHPAFQGPLPYLPASLKCYIRRTPGRFPAQKHQAGKLKEYYLLNAASLLPVLALEVKDGEDVLDLCAAPGGKSVALLQCACPGQFHCNEYDELRSRWLKQTIESFIPDPLINLITVSKLDGRQIGDLKSESYDKVLVDAPCSNDRSWLFSSDIQQATHRLIQRKELSCLQFQLLRSAIKALRPGGSLVYSTCTLSKAENSDVINLILHSCSNVMPVDISEMAEALSQEFTFLTGTQQHELLVLPEKGRTWGPMYVAKLKKI